One genomic segment of Pseudomonas chlororaphis subsp. aurantiaca includes these proteins:
- a CDS encoding D-2-hydroxyacid dehydrogenase — MRVLIAEHDHAIYARLLRQLAPDLEVLTSGDSAELSKLAADCPVWLGQPDLLATLLRQGHQPRWLQSTWAGITPLLADGLPRHYRLTRAVGIFGQVMAEYVLTYMLGHEREVLARLVSQVERKWDNRTGQSLAGRKVLIVGAGDIGHSVAQFLLPFGVELYGIASEAREQAPFVEVAAMSELGRLVGEVDYVINLLPNTPHTHDLYDAALFKQFKPTGLFINVGRGVAVVDADLVEALKEGHLAGAVIDVCRQEPLPQRHPFWTAWGLLLTGHSSAPTSPTLMAQLFIDNLQAYQANTALRGEVDFARGY; from the coding sequence ATGCGCGTTCTGATTGCCGAACACGATCACGCTATTTATGCCCGTTTGTTGCGTCAGTTGGCACCTGACCTGGAAGTGCTCACCAGCGGCGATTCCGCCGAGTTGTCAAAGCTGGCCGCGGACTGCCCGGTCTGGCTCGGCCAGCCGGACCTGCTGGCCACCCTGCTGCGCCAGGGCCACCAGCCGCGGTGGCTGCAATCGACCTGGGCCGGCATCACGCCGCTGCTCGCCGACGGCCTGCCACGGCATTACCGGCTGACCCGCGCTGTTGGGATCTTCGGCCAGGTCATGGCCGAATACGTGCTCACCTACATGCTTGGCCACGAGCGCGAAGTCCTCGCGCGCCTGGTCAGCCAAGTCGAGCGCAAGTGGGATAACCGCACGGGCCAGAGCCTGGCCGGGCGCAAGGTGCTGATCGTCGGCGCGGGCGATATCGGCCACAGCGTGGCGCAGTTCCTGCTGCCATTCGGCGTCGAGCTGTACGGCATCGCCAGCGAAGCCCGGGAGCAGGCGCCGTTTGTCGAAGTGGCGGCGATGTCGGAGCTCGGGCGCCTGGTGGGCGAGGTGGATTATGTGATCAACCTGCTGCCCAACACCCCGCACACCCATGACCTGTACGACGCGGCGCTGTTCAAGCAATTCAAGCCGACCGGCCTGTTCATCAACGTCGGCCGCGGTGTCGCGGTGGTCGATGCGGATCTGGTGGAAGCCTTGAAGGAAGGGCATCTGGCGGGTGCGGTGATCGACGTCTGCCGCCAGGAGCCGTTGCCGCAGCGCCATCCGTTCTGGACCGCCTGGGGCCTGCTGCTGACCGGCCACAGCTCGGCGCCGACTTCGCCGACCCTGATGGCGCAGCTATTCATCGACAACCTGCAGGCCTATCAGGCCAACACGGCGTTGCGTGGCGAAGTGGATTTCGCGCGGGGTTACTGA
- a CDS encoding phosphoethanolamine transferase, giving the protein MLNIKPLRPEWVTLIACAFLLLGCNFVLWQHLFSITTSDTRGIAMRVAFGVMIFCAFNLILSWLAFRRVLKPVLVLLFMVSAGVAYFMNQYGVLIDAGMFRNFAETNATEVRDLLSLKLLVYILSLGVLPSWLLWKTPINYRRWHRELFSKLLVSFICAVAIGGVALANYQGLASLFRNHHELRLMIVPSNYVGASFGYLREQVVSARQPFVKIGEDAQRNPTWQNHARKSLTVLVVGESARAENFGVLGYERNTTPKLSQENGLIAFTDVSSCGTETAVSVPCMFSNMGRKNYDASKAKNEEGLLDVLKRAGLEVIWRDNQSGCKGTCDRVTLDDVSNLKDPVLCANSECRDEILLQGLQHFIDSLDKDTVLVLHQMGSHGPEYFKRYPKEYERFTPVCQSNALNNCSRESIVNGYDNTLLYTDYVLATLIDLLRSNQDKVDTAMLYLSDHGESLGEYNLFLHGTPYMLAPSQQKHVAMLAWFSDSYQKAFSVDTHCLQLSREKPLSQDNLFHSMLGLLEVDSQVYQPDLDLFAGCRGSVVDGVLARQ; this is encoded by the coding sequence ATGCTAAACATCAAGCCCCTGCGTCCCGAATGGGTGACGCTGATTGCCTGCGCCTTTTTATTACTGGGCTGCAACTTTGTGCTCTGGCAGCACCTGTTTAGCATTACCACCTCGGACACCCGTGGCATCGCCATGCGCGTGGCCTTCGGGGTGATGATCTTCTGTGCCTTCAACCTCATTCTGAGCTGGCTGGCGTTTCGCCGGGTACTGAAGCCGGTGCTGGTTCTATTGTTCATGGTCAGTGCCGGCGTGGCCTATTTCATGAACCAGTACGGAGTGCTGATAGACGCCGGAATGTTTCGCAACTTCGCCGAGACCAATGCAACGGAAGTGCGTGACTTACTCTCGCTGAAGTTGCTTGTTTATATTCTGTCTCTGGGTGTATTGCCTTCCTGGTTATTGTGGAAAACCCCGATTAATTATCGTCGCTGGCACCGCGAGTTATTCAGCAAGTTGCTGGTTTCCTTTATTTGCGCGGTGGCCATTGGCGGGGTCGCCCTGGCCAACTATCAGGGGCTGGCCTCGCTGTTTCGCAATCACCATGAATTGCGCCTGATGATAGTGCCGAGCAACTACGTGGGCGCTTCCTTCGGTTATCTGCGTGAGCAAGTGGTCTCGGCGCGCCAGCCCTTCGTCAAGATCGGTGAAGATGCCCAGCGCAATCCGACCTGGCAAAACCACGCGCGCAAGTCGCTGACGGTGCTGGTGGTCGGTGAGAGTGCCCGGGCCGAGAACTTCGGCGTGCTGGGCTACGAGCGCAACACCACGCCGAAACTCAGCCAGGAAAACGGCCTGATCGCTTTCACCGACGTGTCGTCCTGTGGCACCGAGACCGCGGTCTCGGTGCCCTGCATGTTCTCCAACATGGGGCGCAAGAACTACGACGCCAGCAAGGCGAAGAACGAAGAAGGGCTGCTGGACGTGCTCAAGCGCGCCGGACTCGAGGTGATCTGGCGGGACAACCAGTCCGGCTGCAAGGGCACCTGCGACCGGGTGACCCTGGACGATGTCAGCAACCTCAAGGACCCGGTGCTCTGTGCCAACAGCGAATGTCGCGACGAAATCCTGCTCCAGGGCCTGCAGCATTTCATCGATAGCCTGGACAAGGACACCGTGCTGGTCCTGCACCAGATGGGCAGTCACGGGCCGGAATATTTCAAGCGCTACCCCAAGGAATATGAGCGCTTCACTCCGGTGTGCCAGAGCAATGCCCTGAACAATTGCAGTCGCGAGAGCATCGTCAACGGCTACGACAATACGTTGCTGTACACCGACTACGTGCTGGCGACCCTGATCGACCTGCTGCGCAGCAACCAAGACAAGGTCGATACCGCGATGCTCTATCTGTCGGACCATGGCGAGTCACTGGGCGAATACAACCTGTTCCTGCATGGCACGCCCTACATGCTCGCGCCGTCGCAGCAAAAGCACGTGGCGATGCTGGCCTGGTTCTCCGACAGCTATCAGAAGGCGTTCTCGGTGGACACCCATTGCCTGCAACTGAGCCGGGAGAAGCCGCTGAGCCAGGACAACCTGTTCCACTCGATGCTTGGCCTGCTGGAGGTCGACAGCCAGGTCTACCAGCCTGACCTTGACCTGTTCGCCGGCTGCCGGGGCAGCGTGGTCGACGGCGTTCTGGCGCGGCAATGA
- the cynS gene encoding cyanase, which produces MLQSQFAQAPRLALADTIIDAKARKNLSWQQLTDGTGLSLAFVTAALLGQHALPAAAADLVCSKLDLDQDASRLLQSIPSRGSIPGGIPTDPTVYRFYEMLQVYGSTLKALVHEQFGDGIISAINFKLDIKKVEDPEGGSRAVITLDGKYLPTKPF; this is translated from the coding sequence ATGCTGCAATCCCAATTCGCCCAAGCCCCACGCCTGGCCCTGGCCGACACCATCATCGATGCCAAGGCGCGCAAGAACCTGTCGTGGCAACAGCTCACCGACGGCACCGGCCTGAGCCTGGCGTTCGTCACCGCCGCCCTGCTCGGCCAGCACGCCTTGCCGGCCGCGGCCGCCGACCTGGTCTGCAGCAAGCTCGACCTGGACCAGGACGCCAGCCGCCTGCTGCAAAGCATCCCGTCGCGCGGCAGCATCCCCGGTGGCATCCCCACCGACCCGACCGTGTACCGCTTCTATGAAATGCTCCAGGTCTACGGTTCGACCCTCAAGGCGCTGGTCCACGAGCAGTTCGGCGACGGCATCATCAGTGCCATCAACTTCAAGCTCGACATCAAGAAAGTCGAAGACCCGGAAGGCGGCTCCCGCGCGGTGATCACCCTGGACGGCAAGTACCTGCCGACCAAGCCGTTCTGA
- a CDS encoding cyanate transporter, translating to MENVRATTRPAFWLMLSVILVALNLRPSMAAVGPLLSGIRGDIALSFSGAALLTMLPVMAMGLAMFFGVRIGQRLGDHRSVVVSLLVIGLATLSRLFLDSAAELILSAVLAGLGIALIQALMPALIKLRFPDNVSLFMGLYVTSIMGGAAVAASFAPLVMSRTGSWRLGLAIWAALAVLALLFWHAQRAAMPKLPGAATHHEAFAGNRRAWLLAVFFGLGTASYTCVLAWLAPYYVEQGWSEQNAGLLLGFLTAMEVVSGLVTPTIANRSQDRRLVLVTLLVLIIAGFCGLILSPQHLSLLWPCLLGLGIGGLFPMSLIVSLDHLDNPRRAGGLTAFVQGIGYLIAGLSPLLAGIIRDRLGSFEWAWWSLTAVMALMILMVLRFDPRHYHRHFQ from the coding sequence ATGGAAAACGTTCGTGCAACAACCCGCCCCGCCTTCTGGCTAATGCTCAGTGTGATTCTGGTGGCCTTGAACCTGCGGCCGTCGATGGCCGCCGTCGGTCCTTTGCTGTCCGGCATCCGTGGCGATATCGCCCTGAGCTTCAGCGGCGCCGCGCTGCTGACCATGCTGCCGGTCATGGCCATGGGCCTGGCGATGTTCTTCGGCGTGCGCATCGGCCAGCGCCTGGGCGACCACCGCAGCGTAGTGGTTTCGCTGCTGGTCATTGGCCTGGCCACCCTGTCGCGGCTGTTCCTCGATTCAGCCGCCGAGCTGATTCTCAGCGCCGTGCTCGCCGGCCTCGGCATCGCCCTGATCCAGGCGCTGATGCCGGCGCTGATCAAGTTGCGTTTTCCCGACAATGTCTCGCTGTTCATGGGCCTGTACGTCACTTCGATCATGGGCGGCGCGGCCGTCGCGGCGTCCTTCGCCCCGCTGGTGATGAGCCGCACCGGCAGCTGGCGCCTGGGCCTGGCGATCTGGGCGGCGCTGGCGGTCCTGGCGCTGCTGTTCTGGCACGCGCAACGGGCGGCCATGCCAAAGCTGCCAGGCGCCGCGACCCACCACGAAGCCTTTGCCGGCAACCGTCGCGCCTGGCTGCTGGCGGTCTTCTTCGGCCTGGGCACGGCGTCCTACACCTGTGTCCTGGCGTGGCTGGCCCCCTATTACGTGGAGCAGGGCTGGAGCGAACAGAACGCCGGCCTGCTGCTGGGGTTTCTCACCGCCATGGAAGTGGTCTCGGGCCTGGTGACGCCGACCATCGCCAACCGCAGCCAGGACCGCCGCCTGGTGCTGGTGACGTTGCTGGTGCTGATCATCGCCGGCTTCTGCGGGCTGATCCTCAGTCCGCAACACCTGAGCCTGCTCTGGCCGTGCCTGCTCGGCCTGGGTATCGGCGGGTTGTTTCCCATGAGCCTGATCGTGTCCCTCGACCACCTGGACAATCCACGGCGCGCCGGTGGCCTGACCGCCTTCGTGCAAGGCATCGGCTACCTGATCGCCGGCCTGTCGCCGCTGCTCGCCGGGATCATCCGCGACCGTCTGGGCAGTTTCGAATGGGCCTGGTGGTCGCTGACCGCGGTCATGGCGCTGATGATCCTGATGGTCCTGCGCTTCGATCCGCGGCACTACCACCGCCACTTCCAATAA
- a CDS encoding carbonic anhydrase — translation MQHIIDGFLKFQREAFPKRSELFKQLATTQNPGTLFVTCSDSRVVPELLTQQEPGGLFVIRNAGNIVPSYGPEPGGVSATVEYAVAVLGVSDIVICGHSDCGAMTAISTCKCLDHLPAVASWLRHAESAKVVNAARSHASDAARLDALVRENVIAQLANLKTHPAVALALEQGRLNLHGWVYDIASGDIAALDGPSQGFVSLAEHPDTCALVGKPRHAA, via the coding sequence ATGCAGCACATCATCGACGGCTTCCTCAAGTTCCAGCGCGAAGCCTTTCCCAAACGCAGCGAGCTGTTCAAGCAACTGGCCACCACCCAGAACCCGGGCACCCTGTTCGTCACCTGCTCTGACAGCCGGGTGGTGCCGGAACTGCTGACCCAGCAGGAGCCGGGCGGTCTGTTCGTGATCCGCAACGCCGGCAATATCGTGCCCTCCTACGGGCCGGAACCGGGGGGCGTGTCGGCCACGGTGGAATACGCGGTGGCCGTGCTCGGGGTCAGCGACATCGTGATCTGCGGCCATTCGGACTGTGGCGCCATGACCGCCATTTCCACCTGCAAATGCCTCGACCACCTGCCCGCCGTGGCCAGCTGGCTGCGCCATGCCGAGTCGGCCAAGGTGGTCAATGCCGCCCGCAGCCATGCTTCGGACGCCGCCCGCCTGGACGCCCTGGTGCGGGAAAACGTGATCGCCCAGTTGGCTAACCTGAAGACGCATCCCGCGGTCGCCCTGGCCCTGGAACAAGGCCGGCTTAACCTGCACGGCTGGGTCTACGACATCGCCAGCGGCGACATTGCCGCGCTGGACGGACCGAGCCAGGGCTTCGTGTCCCTGGCCGAACACCCCGACACCTGCGCCTTGGTCGGCAAACCGCGACACGCGGCTTGA
- a CDS encoding DMT family transporter, whose protein sequence is MKPASFLNAHLGMLLWAVLIAASFFAAAQVSQAVDPLLLTGLRLLLSALMFVPSLWLNGAFRITRVGLRAHALLGLLLAIYFASLFEALRHTSAVNTGILFALVPLLTLLFEGILLSGDPAKNRLLPMLLAAAGAMLLTFKGGAEGMPSLYAVGVYGVGCLAMACYSPLSQRLKATSLKDRSPAAMTFWNMLFGALFLFAFCLPGGGWRSAELLPLDDGLWLLYLALFATLATFWLLHRAIGVIAPATVISYIYLSTLFITLFHWFGLGRQPLPSELLGALLVGLGMFALILGSRRPAPALG, encoded by the coding sequence ATGAAACCCGCCAGCTTCCTCAATGCCCATCTCGGCATGCTGTTGTGGGCGGTGCTGATCGCCGCCTCGTTTTTCGCCGCGGCCCAGGTCAGCCAGGCCGTCGACCCGCTGTTGCTGACGGGCCTGCGCCTGCTGTTGTCGGCCCTGATGTTCGTGCCGTCGCTGTGGCTCAACGGCGCGTTCCGGATCACCCGCGTCGGGTTACGCGCGCATGCACTGCTGGGCCTGTTGCTGGCGATCTACTTCGCCTCGCTGTTCGAAGCGCTGCGGCATACCTCGGCGGTCAACACTGGCATCCTGTTTGCCCTGGTGCCGCTGCTGACCTTGCTGTTCGAAGGCATCCTGCTGAGCGGCGACCCTGCGAAAAACCGCCTGTTGCCGATGCTGCTGGCGGCCGCCGGGGCCATGCTGCTGACCTTCAAGGGCGGCGCCGAGGGCATGCCGTCGCTCTACGCGGTCGGCGTCTATGGCGTCGGTTGTCTGGCCATGGCCTGTTACTCGCCACTGAGCCAACGGCTGAAAGCCACCAGCCTGAAAGATCGCAGCCCGGCCGCCATGACCTTCTGGAACATGCTGTTCGGCGCGCTGTTCCTGTTCGCCTTCTGCCTGCCGGGCGGTGGCTGGCGCAGCGCCGAGTTGTTGCCCCTCGACGACGGCCTGTGGCTGCTGTACCTGGCCTTGTTCGCCACCCTGGCGACCTTCTGGCTGCTACACCGGGCCATCGGGGTGATCGCGCCAGCCACGGTGATTTCCTACATCTACCTGAGCACCCTGTTCATCACCCTCTTCCATTGGTTCGGGCTGGGCAGGCAGCCCCTGCCGAGCGAGCTGCTCGGCGCGCTGCTGGTGGGCCTGGGCATGTTCGCGCTGATCCTCGGCAGCCGCCGGCCAGCGCCCGCGCTCGGCTGA
- a CDS encoding transporter substrate-binding domain-containing protein: MKARLLLCSLLTLSAPAFAAPDASHLDQVIERGHLNVCTTGDYKPYTYLRADGAYEGIDISMAQSLAQSLGVEVKWVKTTWKTLMPDFLANQCDIAVGGISVSLERQKKAFFSDTLGVDGKIPLVRCADKQRYQTVEQINQPSVRLIEPPGGTNEVFARAHLPKASLTLFADNVTIFEQLLENKADVMITDASEARFQQKLKPGLCAVNPEQYLQYSEKAFLLPRDDVAWKSYVDQWLHLSKATGFYTGVVNQWLAAPTP; this comes from the coding sequence ATGAAAGCACGCCTCCTGCTCTGCTCGCTGCTGACCCTCAGCGCCCCGGCATTTGCCGCACCAGACGCCTCGCACCTGGATCAGGTCATCGAACGCGGCCACCTGAACGTCTGCACCACCGGCGACTACAAGCCCTACACCTACCTGCGCGCGGACGGTGCCTACGAAGGCATCGATATCTCGATGGCGCAGTCCCTGGCGCAAAGCCTGGGGGTCGAGGTGAAGTGGGTGAAGACCACCTGGAAAACCTTGATGCCGGACTTCCTGGCGAACCAGTGCGACATCGCCGTGGGCGGTATTTCCGTGTCCCTGGAGCGGCAGAAGAAAGCCTTCTTCAGCGACACCCTGGGCGTCGACGGGAAGATCCCCCTGGTGCGTTGCGCCGACAAGCAGCGTTACCAGACCGTCGAGCAGATCAACCAGCCTTCGGTACGCCTGATCGAGCCGCCGGGCGGCACCAACGAAGTCTTCGCCCGGGCCCACCTGCCCAAGGCCAGCCTGACCCTGTTCGCCGACAACGTGACCATCTTCGAGCAATTGCTGGAGAACAAGGCCGACGTGATGATCACCGACGCTTCCGAAGCGCGCTTCCAGCAGAAGCTCAAGCCGGGGCTATGCGCGGTGAACCCCGAGCAGTACCTGCAATACAGTGAAAAAGCCTTTCTGTTGCCACGGGACGACGTCGCCTGGAAAAGCTACGTCGACCAGTGGCTGCACCTGAGCAAGGCCACCGGCTTCTACACCGGCGTGGTCAATCAGTGGCTGGCGGCGCCCACGCCCTGA
- the cynR gene encoding transcriptional regulator CynR produces MLLRHIRYLLAVAEHRNFTRAAEALHVSQPTLSQQIKQLEDSLGAPLFDRSGRTVRLTDAGEAYVRYARLALQDLEAAKRAMHDVQDLRRGSLRLGMTPTFITYLAGPLLTRFNQRYPGIALSLEEMTQDQLEAALAEDRLDLGIAFAGQHLPDIDSQLLFEESLSLMVSREQQPELPRQLTAAELERQPLVLLSGDFATRQHIDRYCREQGITPRIAIEANSIGAIVEIVRRGQLATILPLAITQEQPGLRPVLLQPALAPRSVALLGRKGAYRSAACQAFRELLTTQGVGAASH; encoded by the coding sequence ATGCTGCTACGTCATATCCGTTACCTGCTGGCCGTTGCCGAGCACCGCAACTTCACCCGCGCCGCCGAAGCCTTGCATGTGTCGCAGCCGACGCTGTCGCAACAGATCAAGCAACTGGAGGACAGCCTCGGCGCGCCACTGTTCGACCGCTCGGGGCGCACCGTGCGCCTGACCGACGCCGGCGAGGCCTATGTGCGTTATGCTCGGCTGGCCCTGCAGGACCTGGAGGCGGCCAAGCGAGCGATGCATGACGTGCAGGATCTGCGGCGCGGCTCGTTGCGCCTGGGCATGACCCCGACCTTCATCACTTACCTGGCGGGGCCGCTGCTGACCCGTTTCAACCAGCGTTATCCGGGGATCGCCCTGAGCCTCGAAGAAATGACCCAGGACCAGTTGGAAGCGGCCCTGGCCGAAGACCGCCTGGACCTCGGCATCGCCTTTGCCGGGCAGCACCTGCCGGACATCGACAGCCAGCTGTTGTTCGAGGAGAGCCTGAGCCTGATGGTGAGCCGCGAGCAGCAGCCCGAGCTACCGCGGCAACTGACGGCGGCCGAGCTGGAGCGGCAGCCGCTGGTGCTGCTCAGCGGTGATTTCGCCACCCGCCAGCATATCGACCGTTATTGCCGCGAGCAGGGCATAACGCCGCGCATCGCCATCGAGGCCAATTCCATCGGCGCGATTGTCGAAATCGTCCGCCGTGGGCAATTGGCGACCATCCTGCCGTTGGCCATCACCCAGGAACAGCCGGGCCTGCGCCCGGTGCTCCTGCAACCGGCCCTGGCGCCCCGCAGCGTGGCGTTGCTGGGGCGCAAGGGCGCCTATCGCAGTGCCGCGTGCCAGGCTTTTCGCGAGCTGCTGACGACTCAGGGCGTGGGCGCCGCCAGCCACTGA
- a CDS encoding class I SAM-dependent methyltransferase, which yields MSAHPPSPLELEFARRYDQAHARVCGDERPLGLGRRLSLWRDEWLVRHALKVAGEPGLILDLACGAGRFWPVLGEHGNRVILAADPSQDMLNHAQTHHPASLLRRVRTFQSSSFSIGLSANAVDCIVCLQLFPHVASSEARLALLGEFHRVSRDSVILAVRIDSRLKALQERLLGNRTRQLQPEPWGQTSRAQVEAEFKGAGFEVLSHQDFIPGCAAWRVCVLRKQG from the coding sequence ATGTCCGCCCACCCTCCATCCCCCCTCGAACTCGAGTTCGCCAGGCGTTATGACCAGGCGCATGCACGCGTCTGTGGCGACGAACGTCCGCTCGGGCTGGGGCGGCGCCTGTCGCTGTGGCGCGACGAATGGCTGGTCCGCCACGCACTGAAGGTGGCGGGCGAGCCGGGGCTGATTCTCGACCTGGCCTGTGGCGCGGGGCGCTTCTGGCCGGTGCTGGGCGAACACGGTAATCGGGTGATTCTGGCGGCGGACCCGTCCCAGGACATGCTCAACCACGCCCAGACCCACCACCCGGCGAGCCTGCTCAGGCGGGTCAGGACCTTCCAGAGTTCGTCGTTCAGCATCGGCCTGTCGGCCAACGCGGTGGACTGCATTGTCTGCCTGCAACTGTTCCCGCATGTCGCCAGCAGCGAGGCGCGCCTGGCGTTGCTGGGCGAATTCCATCGGGTCAGCCGCGACTCGGTGATCCTGGCGGTGCGCATTGACAGTCGCCTCAAGGCGTTGCAAGAGCGGCTGCTGGGCAACCGAACCCGGCAACTGCAGCCTGAGCCATGGGGGCAGACCAGCCGGGCGCAGGTGGAGGCCGAGTTCAAGGGCGCGGGGTTCGAAGTGCTCAGCCACCAGGATTTCATTCCCGGTTGCGCCGCCTGGCGGGTTTGCGTGCTGCGCAAACAGGGTTAG
- a CDS encoding YcgL domain-containing protein: MKRICSIYKSPRKNEMYLYVLKSDALERVPENLLLAFGKPQHAFDLVLSPERKLSREDIHQVLENLEKQGYHLQMPPAEDEYIEHLPEELLRRNDPV, from the coding sequence ATGAAACGTATCTGCTCGATCTACAAAAGCCCGCGCAAGAACGAGATGTACCTCTACGTGCTCAAGAGCGATGCCCTGGAGCGCGTGCCGGAAAACCTGCTGCTGGCGTTCGGCAAGCCGCAGCACGCCTTCGACCTGGTGCTGAGCCCGGAGCGCAAGCTGTCGCGCGAGGACATTCACCAGGTGCTGGAGAATCTCGAGAAGCAGGGTTACCACCTGCAGATGCCACCGGCCGAGGACGAGTACATCGAGCACTTGCCCGAAGAGCTGCTGCGCCGTAATGATCCGGTCTGA
- the rnd gene encoding ribonuclease D has protein sequence MAIDIHWIRDNDSLGQFCTEWQKLPFVALDTEFMRVDTFYPIAGLLQVGDGQRAYLIDPLTIDDWQPLAALLENSAVVKVVHACSEDLEVLLRLTGSLPAPLFDTQLAAAYLNLGFSMGYSRLVQEVLGIELPKGETRSDWLQRPLSETQVSYAAEDAVHLAEVFTQLRPKLSGDKYSWVLEDGAELVANLRREVDPYEVYREAKLAWKLSRAQLAVLRELCAWREREARARDLPRNRIVREHSLWPLAKSQPDSLGALAKIEDMHPRTVRQDGEFLLGLIKRAASVSPDQWPPAVPEPLPMEASPLLKRLRAVGQAEAERLGIAPELMLRKKTLESLLKSGFPNGPYQLPDSLRGWRRELMGQALLDSLATAGEQP, from the coding sequence GTGGCCATCGATATTCACTGGATTCGCGACAACGATAGCCTCGGTCAATTCTGCACCGAGTGGCAGAAGCTGCCATTCGTCGCCCTCGACACCGAATTCATGCGGGTCGACACCTTTTATCCGATCGCCGGCCTGTTGCAGGTTGGCGATGGCCAGCGTGCTTACCTCATCGACCCCTTGACCATCGACGACTGGCAACCGCTGGCGGCCTTGCTGGAGAACAGCGCGGTGGTCAAGGTGGTGCATGCCTGCAGCGAGGACCTCGAAGTCCTGCTGCGCCTGACCGGCAGCCTGCCGGCGCCGTTGTTCGACACGCAACTGGCGGCCGCCTACCTGAACCTGGGGTTCTCCATGGGCTACTCGCGACTGGTCCAGGAAGTGCTGGGCATCGAGTTGCCCAAGGGCGAGACCCGTTCCGACTGGCTGCAGCGTCCACTGTCGGAAACCCAGGTCAGCTACGCCGCCGAAGACGCCGTGCACCTGGCCGAGGTCTTCACCCAACTGCGGCCGAAACTGTCCGGGGACAAATACAGCTGGGTACTGGAAGACGGCGCCGAGCTGGTGGCCAACCTGCGCCGCGAAGTCGATCCCTACGAGGTGTATCGCGAGGCCAAGCTGGCCTGGAAACTGTCCCGTGCGCAGCTGGCGGTCTTGCGTGAACTCTGCGCCTGGCGCGAGCGCGAGGCACGGGCGCGGGACCTGCCGCGCAACCGGATCGTGCGCGAGCACTCGCTGTGGCCGTTGGCCAAGAGCCAGCCGGACAGCCTCGGCGCCCTGGCGAAAATCGAAGACATGCACCCGCGCACCGTGCGCCAGGACGGCGAGTTCCTGCTGGGCCTGATCAAGCGTGCCGCCAGCGTCAGCCCCGACCAGTGGCCGCCGGCCGTCCCAGAACCCTTGCCGATGGAAGCCTCGCCCCTGCTCAAGCGCCTGCGCGCCGTGGGCCAGGCCGAAGCCGAGCGCCTGGGCATCGCCCCGGAACTGATGCTGCGCAAGAAAACCCTGGAAAGCCTGCTCAAGAGCGGCTTCCCCAACGGACCCTACCAATTGCCCGATTCGCTGCGTGGCTGGCGCCGCGAATTGATGGGCCAGGCGCTGCTCGACAGCCTGGCCACCGCCGGAGAACAGCCATGA
- a CDS encoding LysR family transcriptional regulator — translation MLNSNLLRKLDMQDLMVFVAVYEQSSVTGVSETLCVSQSTVSYCLKKLRTGFEDELFINTRTGMRPTYKATTMYSHVLKILESINLCHSGVQAFDPTRQAVTFNVCAPEYFELLILPRLLKGFDFADLPVSVNVHKLETDIPADELRDGSLDLVICFGPNFHHNHPDLKSQVLLEDDLVCVFDKRATPPLEPRFSLQSFVERRHVYPTPWTSTTNMVDGWLARQAQRRQIVARSNSYSAALKMITGTDFILTLPRRIQALLTNDAVFSHCEAPNGLPGFTLDMQWSARTDQDSANTWFREQVVKVCAQQGLL, via the coding sequence ATGCTGAACAGTAACTTGCTTAGAAAGCTCGACATGCAGGACCTGATGGTGTTTGTCGCCGTATACGAGCAAAGCAGCGTGACCGGGGTCTCGGAAACCCTGTGCGTGAGTCAGTCGACCGTCAGTTACTGCCTGAAAAAACTGCGCACCGGCTTCGAGGACGAGCTGTTCATCAACACTCGCACCGGCATGCGTCCGACCTACAAAGCCACCACCATGTACAGCCATGTGCTGAAGATTCTCGAGAGCATCAACCTGTGCCACTCCGGGGTCCAGGCTTTCGACCCGACCCGCCAGGCCGTCACCTTCAACGTCTGCGCGCCGGAATATTTCGAACTGCTGATCCTGCCCCGCCTGCTCAAGGGCTTCGACTTCGCCGACCTGCCAGTGTCGGTCAATGTGCACAAGCTGGAAACCGACATCCCCGCCGATGAACTGCGCGACGGTAGCCTGGACCTGGTGATCTGCTTCGGCCCGAACTTTCACCACAACCACCCCGACCTCAAGTCGCAGGTGCTGCTCGAGGATGACCTGGTATGTGTCTTCGACAAGCGCGCGACGCCGCCGCTGGAGCCGCGTTTCAGCTTGCAGTCGTTCGTCGAGCGCCGGCATGTCTACCCCACGCCCTGGACCTCGACCACCAACATGGTCGACGGCTGGCTGGCCCGCCAGGCCCAGCGGCGGCAGATCGTCGCGCGCTCCAACAGCTACAGCGCGGCGCTGAAGATGATCACCGGCACCGACTTCATCCTGACCCTGCCGCGGCGTATCCAGGCGCTGCTGACCAACGACGCGGTGTTCAGCCACTGCGAAGCGCCCAACGGCCTGCCGGGCTTTACCCTGGACATGCAATGGAGCGCACGCACCGACCAGGACAGCGCCAACACCTGGTTCCGCGAGCAGGTGGTCAAGGTCTGTGCGCAGCAGGGCCTATTGTAG